A portion of the Blautia hansenii DSM 20583 genome contains these proteins:
- a CDS encoding aminotransferase class I/II-fold pyridoxal phosphate-dependent enzyme — protein MEKLSQESAPIYEALEKFRKMRVVPFDVPGHKRGRGNPELERLLGDRCMNLDVNSMKPLDNLCHPVSVIRQAEELAAEAFHAAHAFLMVGGTTSSVQSMILSVAKRGEKIILPRNVHRSVLTAMVLCGAVPVYVNPQCSNRLGIPLGMSVADVERVIRENPDAKAVLVNNPTYYGVCSDIQSIVKLAHDNGMYCLADEAHGTHFYFSDKLPVSAMDAGADMAAVSMHKSGGSLTQSSLLLIGPNMPEGHVRQIINLTQTTSGSYLLMSSLDISRRNLALRGRETFEKVIELAEYARKEINEIPGFYAFSKEIINKDSVYDFDVTKLSIHTLETGLAGIEVYDLLRDEYDIQIEFGDFGNILAYLSIGDRKRDIERLVSSLSEVARRFGKTKVDLIEQEYIPPQVAVSPQEAFYAEKESKTLRDAIGFICSEFVMCYPPGIPILAPGERVTKEIIEHIEYAKEKGCTITGPEDAEINYLNVLKGV, from the coding sequence ATGGAAAAGTTATCGCAGGAAAGTGCCCCGATTTATGAGGCTTTAGAAAAATTCAGAAAGATGAGAGTCGTGCCCTTTGATGTGCCGGGACATAAAAGAGGAAGGGGAAATCCGGAGCTGGAGCGTCTTTTGGGAGATCGCTGTATGAATTTAGATGTAAACTCTATGAAACCTCTTGACAATCTTTGTCATCCGGTCTCCGTTATCCGTCAGGCAGAGGAGCTGGCAGCAGAGGCTTTTCATGCGGCCCACGCTTTTTTGATGGTAGGGGGGACAACTTCTTCGGTGCAGAGCATGATTTTATCGGTTGCAAAAAGAGGAGAGAAAATTATTCTTCCGAGGAATGTGCACCGAAGCGTGCTTACGGCAATGGTACTGTGCGGAGCAGTGCCTGTGTATGTAAATCCACAGTGCAGCAATCGTCTTGGAATTCCTCTTGGAATGTCTGTGGCGGATGTGGAAAGGGTAATTCGGGAAAATCCCGATGCAAAGGCAGTTTTAGTAAACAATCCTACCTACTACGGCGTTTGCTCTGATATTCAGTCCATTGTAAAGCTGGCACATGATAACGGAATGTATTGTCTGGCGGATGAGGCGCACGGAACGCATTTTTATTTTTCAGACAAGCTTCCTGTTTCCGCTATGGATGCAGGAGCAGATATGGCAGCAGTTTCCATGCACAAATCGGGAGGAAGTCTGACGCAGAGCTCTCTGCTTTTAATCGGACCGAATATGCCGGAAGGACATGTAAGACAGATTATCAATCTGACGCAGACGACCAGCGGTTCTTATCTTTTGATGTCCAGTCTGGATATTTCCAGAAGAAATCTGGCATTGAGAGGCAGAGAAACCTTTGAAAAGGTCATTGAGCTGGCAGAATATGCCAGAAAAGAGATTAACGAAATTCCGGGCTTTTACGCATTTTCCAAGGAAATCATAAACAAGGACAGTGTGTATGATTTTGATGTGACAAAGCTTTCTATTCATACCTTGGAAACAGGACTTGCGGGAATTGAAGTCTATGATTTGCTGCGGGATGAATATGACATTCAGATTGAATTCGGAGATTTTGGAAATATTTTGGCATATTTGTCTATCGGAGACAGAAAACGTGATATTGAGCGATTGGTGTCTTCTCTTTCTGAGGTTGCAAGGCGGTTTGGCAAGACAAAGGTGGATTTAATTGAGCAGGAATATATTCCGCCTCAGGTGGCAGTATCTCCTCAGGAAGCTTTTTACGCAGAAAAGGAGTCCAAAACACTGCGAGACGCAATCGGCTTTATTTGCAGTGAGTTTGTTATGTGTTATCCGCCGGGAATTCCTATTTTAGCGCCAGGAGAAAGAGTGACAAAAGAGATTATCGAGCATATTGAGTATGCAAAGGAAAAGGGCTGTACCATTACAGGCCCTGAGGATGCAGAAATCAATTATTTGAATGTGCTGAAAGGAGTTTAA